A window of Gossypium hirsutum isolate 1008001.06 chromosome D13, Gossypium_hirsutum_v2.1, whole genome shotgun sequence genomic DNA:
attaaacaactcaaaaaccattcgtTTAACCTGTCCAAAACAcgatcaaacacattcaaaatatgccaaaataATCATCccaggtgcctaaccaatgtaccctcattggtaccacatttttatcatcaatttatatcatcaaagcatcattcaaattcaaattataaacttaccaaattcaatccattttgcCTAGTTTACAAGccatccacaaaataactatcattTAGACATcataggtacatgccgacacaagtGAAGTACCTAATCTGCACATggaaaaacaaaaccgtacgttgagtaaaactcagtggtatttctataatctgaatatttaaagacaagataatataatatacaCAATTGAATTTCAAGCACATATTAATGTCTAGTAGCATGACTATCATAtgctatcatatttcatttgttaaatAATGCCCCAATTCATACAATTGATATGTAAATagttattcacatatcaaaccacatttatttgtacaatggcattagccattcaatactcaactcatgaatacatcatttcataccatactcaattctcatcacttgctatataatagcttttaacaatttgatccacatatcatttaaacaataacattattcattccatatccaatttatgagtacataactcatgtatctcatttttcatgtttcaaatcactatcccattttcaattcacatacaatatcatccaatTTCAATCATAGtactgttttatttaattacccctattaatacGACTCAGACTCAGACAGATatacagatccaaccaacacaccagtttggcaccaagtgcctcatcggataatccGAAGTAATATAcgcccagcgctatataaatttgacacccagtgtctcatcggttaaactgaagtaaattggcacccagtgcctcatcgactcgaagtcggagaaatccctaaactcttcttATCCTATGGCATatcatctatatccgactcagcccaatacagttaatagggtttaatttcacatttcagatataaccaatatccaatactgattttcatataatcacatatatacacatgaattaaattcaatctataataatcaatacattcaatatgtatctaccaattcaattcatttcaatcaattatcaaaatgTCAATTACTCACCTtaacacttaccatatgcatgaaattgaaatataacgattaataactaagttcggattatagaaatacaaactgtaaaTTCCGAACTATTCCACGTTgattttatctttcccctttttagtcgaggattccggtacgacattagctacagaattaaaacaattaaaattcattaatacaataaaaattcatattgaatattgaatatttaaatttttactcaatatttgtctaaattccaatttagtccctaaaccgagactaatttttattcctcacatttaattctatattttcatacaaattccactttaaactaaatttaactctccattttcacttaaacccctaaatttcaaatttttcacaatttagtctctaatactcaaattttacaatttgttctacaatttaatcattttccatttctaacttaaaaatctatcaatttaatctctaatactaaaattattcaacattgacaacacttaaaaactcaatcaatgataaaatttcaacatgggtcggGTAACCTTAggtaccgagattccaaaaacataaaaattacaagaaaaaaggagtaaattgactaaccaattgcaCTTTGAAATTTTGGAGCCCTTGCTGTGGGTTCTCTCCtttctccctttctatctttttctttcttttctttttactttaatttgcatgccctttcttttaattttttttattatactttaatttattattataatatatatacatttacttaattattaagatttcatattttaattttattattataatataggtATAACTACTACATTGAcccctttaattaatttttaatctataattcaattttcaccctatatgcaatttagtctttatacctaattattttcaattcaagtaaattcacttaaccgaaacctaattaactacacaactagctttgtaaatataaaaatatttacgaatccgatTTATGGGAATGGAGACTCGAGAATGCACTTTCCGACACCCTGACTATTGAATCGTTACAGGTATTCGATTGACTCGTGGCATAAACTTAGATAGGGGTTTAAAGTTAGTAAGATATACAAACGGTGTGGGTGGAATATtgtgtaataatattaaaatttacaaaaaaaaataacaaaatttttattgaagtaGTAAAATTGAGGTTTTATAGATGTTACTGGCATAGGTTCAATCTCTAAACCCAAATTTTTCTTGGTTTTATTAAAAGCATAAAAAGACAAAAGTATTtcgtaataatataatatattttaaatataaaatgatattttcatatttttttcattaaaattgaTATTTGATTGACTTGTAACGTTAACTTAAACAGGTGAATGTAtaatacttttaattttgaaaaagaaaatgatttttaaataaatttagtccataaaaattcattttatatcCTACTTCAAATCCTAAAGGTAACAATCAAGATAGTTGAATTGGTTAGAACAAGTTTGAGTTTGAACTCAACTCTAAATTTTAAAGCACAGTTAAATTATgatataatttcacatttaaagaTGGTAGGAATGGTCAAAAGCATCCTTTAAATTAGGGTTAAATTACTATTTaggtttgaatttgaaaatttttttttatgttaggacttgaattttttttatttacattaggCTACAATTGTTCTCATACTAGAACTTGAATAGGCAATTATTTTTGTAATACctaattttagcccgggctcacatatggaaacataatttttgaggatatgcaatcttagatatgatatgcaatcctagatatgatatgcaatcttagatatgatatatgcaatcttagatatgatatgtaatcttagaagatatgattttgtaatcttagagatttaatttgtagataccctttaatctcaaccgttgatctgtaccgttggatttggggaggcttaactataaatagaggcctctcccttcgtTGTAGAGGGGGAGAAAAAGAGGAGGAAGAATAAAaaagaacgattggcagttttttaaaggtggcttactattttttcctttcgattattttttttacttatttacgattttaaaaagggagaaggtgataccactgcgaattttatttatttttttatttagcccctccgccttttaatgtttttgtaattaagttttctttatttttttaatttacccttttatttattttaaattccaatttaatccttttgaacgacaccgttttagaggagaagggaaaatttcccttccagcccctctatgtaattcgctcattcaatttagttctccaaattttatttatttacagattTACCCCAGATTTGTTTACTTgtagttcaatttaatcctttttatatttttcttaaaattagttaatttttttaatgtaattattattattattttcatatgtaattattattattttagctatatatatatgtatacttgttTCTATGTgcgtatttatatatttttttaaaactaataattttcgcatatttattttcttaatatgaggtaattatttttattttattttatttatatataattatttttttataatctatatatgttataattatctttgtatatatatgtatgtatacatattaatatttttaaccaattttttatatacttgtatatatatatgaatatatttttttttttttaaaatgctcaaatatatgtattttttaacacttactttataatttatattttattttcacaaatgcattatatattctgcttttataaattttaatccaaagttacatatgtaaattatgtgtatggcttttaatttcaatgtatatattatgtgccttttattttttatattttgtttattttcttcattcgattattaattcatgttttcgtttatatgttaaaaagaattatttttatgatttatttgatattttgtatgtgattatttttattatgtatattgattttatttattcatttatttatattatttctaggccattgtaatatttattattgcattgtatatttaatatagcatcacatcattctttactcgatttcaaacttttcaaaattgagagaaTGCTtgaatttaggattttcaaggaaattgagccctaacgtattgggttccgattttcttcgttaagtctaacaatcgagcatttctctttaatcaaaaaataagaattcattattgggaattcaacacgttgtgtcctaatgtattggatgtgacgcattgatttctcgaaatgaagattttttaaaaataataaaggaaatatttcgagtttgggattttaaaggaattatgtcctaacgtattgggtgtgatttcttaaatcttggataagtggatgttcttttaaagtaaaggaaatattccgagtttgggattttagaggaatcgtgccctaacgtattgggtgtgatttcttaaatcttggataagtggatgttcttttaaagttttattgcacaagtattttggcccaattcatttttggggaaaattagaatgctgtgccctaacgtattgggtgtggtatcttctttctctgaaataataagggtcttaatacgtagccttttaagttttgctaaggattacgtttttccaaattctcgaccttaagacattaattaattaactaggtaccaattttgggcgttacgagggtgctaatccttcctcatacgtaactgactcccggatccgtttttctaaaactcgtagaccaaagccgtttttttaggtgatccaatcacaccctaataaagattggtggcgactcccaattttaatttttttaaatggtcGACAgcctaaaaattttgtttttcaaaagatggtttcgacaattTTCATATTGGGGCTTGAAGGTTTTTTTTTCAGATATATCCTGAACTTAATAATTGTTCCCACATTTGCGcctgaacttgacaattgttctcaCATTGAAGTATGAATTTTAGGGTTCTCAATGactaacttgaacaaaaaaattcaaGTCCCAATGTGAGAGAAATTATCATATTTAAGGtctaacttggataaaaaaaatcatgCCTCAATGTGGGGCAATGTCAATTCATGGCttaacttagacaaaaaaaattaaacacaaaaaaaaagttatttaaccCTTTAAATTACCCAAATTAATTCAAATCTGTTTGTTATCCTCATACTATCTAAGTATTACTATTCAAATCAGAATTTGAATTAAATACTATCATTCTTCAgatattcaaatttgaaaaagaaaatcaaaatttgcAATCATTTTTAGGATATCcaaatccatcaaaattcaaattaaaatctactagaattctttttatttatatataaaatcaaatttagTGAATTCGAATATCTAAGTTCGAATATGTTATCTAAAAAAATCATGCAAATTCAGATGATTGATATCTGGGATCTTTGTGTACATACTCCAAATTTGCAAgagataataattttaaaatttaaattcgaataatatctaaatttgaaaaaaaaataaatcatatatatgaATAGTGAAATCCGCACTCCAAATAATTAAAGTTGgatttgagataaaaaaaatttatttgtttaaacttATTCAATTACTCTCTATTAGGCTCAATTCAATTGTTTAAGCTTACTCAATTAGGCTCATTTAGCTAGTAAAAGTTCATGCTTTtgctttgaattttattatttgtgctattaatatatattaaaatttaaaaatatccgAGTAGGTTGACCGCTACTCAAATGGAGTCTTGGGGTCCTACGGGTTTTTTTTCACTAGGATTTAAGCTTTCTTTTTCGAAACTCActcaaacaaattaaataattatgaaaatgatctACGAGTAAAATCATGTATAAGAATAACCTGAAATCTATGATGTTCATCTATGTTGATTTTGTCTTTAGTCAatcattaactttttaaaaaaataaaagtttttggGTGTTGTCATTGTATCTAATGGCGCCTGtatgtatttttcaaaatatttatatttctcACGAGTATTCACggtgagaaaaaaaaaatttattttggtgtCATCACCATGTTAggctatactttttttttttaagttttgatctTTCTGTCATGTCAAGAGACATCGTTgtcagattttaaaaaataataataatttttctttgtGTTGTTGGTGTGTCAAGTAGCACCGGTaattgcttttaaaaaaaattattttttatgattaaaaaaaaagcaaatctTAAATATAGtgaaagaggagaaaaagaaaTTGTAAGAACCAAAACACAAATAGAAAAAATCCAAGCTAAAAATAAAAGCCCCAGTGGcagaagaaaacaaaatggaaaataaatatatacatggaaAAGAGTATTAAAAGAAACTAATGTTTTTTACTTCCAAATTTTCTAGGTAAAAGAGCAAATGTACacatgaattaatggtaaaagaaagaaaggaaagtcAGAAGAGGAAAATGAGGTCTTCCACTGAAGATGAAAGGAGGTTAGATTTGGTTTCTTTGgtttttaagttataaaaatGATGAGCTATGAAGATTGAAGGTATAGCTTGAGGaagttaaaacaaaaagaaaaatttagctTGAAAGAGAGAAGAGGAAGACATGATAACAAAGAAACCCatttttttaactttgaaaaatttcttaAGTTTATTAATGAATGATTAATAAGAAGATTAAAAGTAAGTTTGAATGAGAAAGGGAGAGGATTGTTGAAAACTTTTACTGGGAAACCCTTTTCTGaaacgaaaatgaaaaatgagagaGGGAGAGGTAAAGGCTTTTCAagatttaaaaaaagagagagtaataattaacataattatcataatttatttaCGTTAAGTGGTGTACTAGAAGAAATTAATGTTTTTTCGTTCCAGATTTTCTAGACTTAATtgcattaattatgttaattattaCTTTTATCAATCCATTTACTTTCTTTTTGACCTTCTCGGTTTTGTTAACTTGTGtccaaaattttttaagttttccacTTTTCTTTCTCAATATATTTTCTTAAGAGTGAAGATTTTAAAGTTTTCACTTCTTTTCTCTACTCTTGCAAATAACTTTTTTAGgtatattttttttccattttgttttcttctgCTTCTTTTTATTGCACCTTGTCATTGGAGCTTCTCCTTTTTTAGCCCGGATTTCCTTGCTTTTTTCTAaccatataaaataatttttgtaaaaacaGATGCCGCTTGATGCATCAGCGACagcaaaaatttatttttttaaaatttaataatggtAGGCGGATAAAAAAAAGTGTCACTTAATACGGTGGCggcaccaaaataaaaaaaaaatttacttttttttctcttcttttcccaCCATGAATACTTatgaaaaatatgagtatttttaaaaatatatattggtactgcccaaaaaaattatttaaaaaaaaatcgatgATTGGCTAATGATGAGTGGCGATGCTGCCAGTGTGTCAGACAGCACCAACAAACACTGTAAATTTCAAGTCATCCTTGTATATAATTTTACtcttgaattatttttataattatttaatttgtgtAGATCAGTTTCGAAAAAATGCCTGGGATTTAATTCTCGTAGAGTTTTTGGATTTTTAATATCCGACTTTTGATGTCTTCATAGAGGTGGTTATGGTGCTATACTAGACCGTCACCCCGTGTCATTTCTTATGCCTTAAAGCTGTAATTTCTATTCAATAAATTCCTTCCTTCCAAccaaaaaacacaaataaataaaactcaCACTTTGATCTTTTACACTTATTATACAATGCCCGAATTTGTGTTGACGAACAACCCTCCAagtctaatatttttattcaactcCATAGCTTAAAAATGATACAAGAAAAAAAGCTTGAAATCTAATCAACATGACTTCCTACATTTAACACCTCACATTTAGCCCATTAAGTAACCACATGTTTGCCCTGCACATCAGCATGGACTCCAGATTCTTCACTTTTGTACTAATTATCTCTGCCCACAATTTCACTGgaaagaaattgaaattaattttagcaaaattgcattaattaaaagttatccattgaaaaaaaaatcattaccgGAGTACTCCAGTTAATTGAGCAGCAGTGCCAAAATCGGCTTGTTGTCTTGCCTTGAGGATACTGAACATCAGGCCGAGTCGGATTTGAGTGTTGGCACTGCATCGGATCATTAGATCAATTTCGTCGCGAAGCTGCTTGCATTCTTGTTCGATAGCATTGAATTTTGCTTCAACTTGACCTTGCCCTTCTTTGATGCTTTGCTGCACTTTGCTGGTCTTTTTCATATCCATTTTCAACCTTTCAAAACTCTTCATGTATTTTGTTGACTTAATCTTTCTCTAATTCCcaacataattcaaaatttagagCAAATTTAAGTAACAAAACGAATATCAATCTCTAATTACTAAATTTTGTATCATAATTTTAAAGCAAAGACATTACCAAAAAATAATGAAACTAAAGttcacaataaattttttttaaaaaattaagttggAAACCCTAAAATTTGTTTTTAGTAGAAAAAAAATGCATGGCATAAAATACTTCTTAATGTAATATCAACCATTCAGGGAAATTTTGTCTTTAAAGGATTCTACTTTTACATAAATCTACCTATATGCCATGGATTTTGCATAGATAATTTGCTACATGAAgttaatatatcaattttacatcaCATTccttaaaatatgtacataaattCATTCTAAATCTAAAGTTGAGGATCTTAGCAATTTTAGCCAAGACAACAATTTCATGTTTGCTTTAAATTCTTTGGGTAACATGTTACAACCTATGACTGCTGATGATGTGTTAGAACAAGCTGGAAAATATAATGAAGACGAAACACAATTGTAAAAAAGAGTTTAGAGTTCCCTACATACCTTTGGCTTTTTACTCAAAATGAAATGTCGTTTTGACGGCTCCATTGAATACTGAAAACGGGACAACAAAAAGGGACACATCATGTAGTTCTTGCAAACGACGGCCAAAGCCATGAGGAACCTATTTAGTATTTATAGGAGGAGTAAGTCGGTTGTGCATTATTAAAATTCAGCCAGCTTTCCTAACTATGTCCACACACGGCAGCCTTCATTCCTTAATCGCTCGATCACCTAACGATTTCATATTCAGAGCTGGCCTGGCTCGCGCGCGATTTTCTtccttttgaaataaaaaaatgcttTGCTTAAGGAAACAAGATATCTCACCGatcaaacttaaatattttttttttctaagtttaaAACATACCCCAGCAAGTACAAGTAAGAGTTATAAGTCGGTATTTAGGTTGAGTTCAAATCCATCTCTTCTCTCAAATTTGAATGTgttcaaaaaattttaagaagTTCATACGCAACAGAAAGCCAAGTTTTCTTTGAATTTGAAGAAGAGATGAAAAATAAATGCATGATGACTATTTTTttcaaaagacaaaaaaaaaaaaagtaaacttcCAGATTATTCTCGTTTAGTTTATAAGGAATTCTTTTTTTCCCCTCTTTTCTTCAAAGAATTTGCAGGTCTTTTACCGAATAAAAtggatagataaaaaaaattaaatctgcatataatttttgcaaaattaaacTATTTGATGAAGAAATCTAACTGAACAGTCACAGAAATAAACAAAGATTACAAGTATTAATTGAGGAAACTTGAATTCTTACATGAGCGCGTTGTTAATCGAAATCGGGGCATCCATCGGGCTATCTAACACTTACTGGTTCTAGTATCGATGGCCAGAAAATCAGAGATCAGGCATGCGACGTCTGATAAGAAACAGAGAGGAAATCCGAGAAATTAAGAGAAAAATTAACAGAGAAATAAACCAGACCGCAAGACAGCGGTGCAAAAGACCAATCGAAATAGAATACAACTGTAATAGAATTAttatgtttggttgaatagaataaaattgtaatggtataataaaaaaattgaaataattagaTTACCTTCAGCAGAATTCTTTTaaatagattattattattaaattttaatgtgactattatttaattataataggattattattaaatattttatattaatttaatttaatattttataataaattatattaaaatattttatttttttattttatattttttgaaatttggaaataatattttatattgaattatattaaaatgttttttttatttttttatatttaacatatttgaTATTAAAGCTCCATCCTAATATAGAAATCTTAAACCCAATTTCCTTCATTACTAGAAAAGGGACTTTCCACTGAAAATAAACTTTCATAAAATAACTAGATCAACATCAGTAAGAAATATGTGCTATCACGGCTTCAATCTAattcaaaaataaacaaattttatttccAAATTACCTTTCTTAAGCACAGGCAACCAAGAAATCATAAATAGATAAGGTTATATTTATGAGCAAAACTGGTAGGCTTTCTTGATAGCCCTATACATATTCGAAAAGGTCAGTTGCAAAATAACCTACATCTCAAATTATTTTTCAAACCCCCTTCACTCGaattcaagaaaagaaaagaatttaacAACATAAAGCTAAGAAATGGTTGCCAAAACATTTGAAGCTCAGAGGAAGATTTTTGGTGATTGCTCCAACCTCTTAAGCTTTATCGATCCCTATGTTAGCAGCTAAATTTCCTTCGAAGCCGTCAAGATCAACATCTGTGGCATCATGAACAACAGACTCAGTAGGCACCTTTGGGATGTACCAGATCTTATTGCCGCCTTGAGAAGGAGATTTCCAGTGGGATAAATCTGGTCTCAAGCTTGAAAGTGATGCCAAAATAGTAGCCCCAGTAACAGTTGATGGATCTCCCGACATATCTAGTTGCAAAACCTTTTCTATGAAATTCTGGACCTCTGAACCTTTAAAAGCAACCTCGGTCATAAGCTGCTGAAATATCTAGATTAAGTGGCATTAAATTAAAGAGATAACAAAACAAGCATAGATGCATAAAGCATCACCACTAGAGTAACTTAAAGCACTATAAAACGTCACCAATACTTTCTAAAATGGCTATTCCACTTCCTTCTTGTTGATCATGTGGACAAATTATGAGTACTCATACTGCAATTACATATTAGGGAGTTTATCTCCCAAAAAAAAAGGAATATAAAAACAATAGCTTCCCAAACaaaacattgaaaaaaaaaagagaggaagaaagcaAACAGAACCCTAAATCTAAAGAGCTAAAGCATCTAAAGAGAGATAGAATCCAAAATCACATGAGTCAAGTGTCAAAGTCCTCGTTGCAGAAGCATTCTTAATTTTGTAACAATCCAACAAAAGCAACATATTAAGTGTAAAACGGAAGTGATGCCTTAGTGTGTTTTATCTTGCAAAGAAATGGCTTGGTTCTTTAATTGGAAATTATAGTGCCTATTCAATctaattgtgaaatttgatgtgCAAATGGGAACATTAGGATTCTGCGGTTCACAAAAATGCTAAACTCATTACAAATATTATTAGAATTTTGATTTAAGTCAAAACTTAGAAAGATTGCCACTAGTTCGGAaatctaaatttagcaaacatgAAATGCTTAAATATACCGAGAAGATTATGATTGAAAAGATAATATAAGAGAGAATGCTTTATATGTCAACAATCAATTAAACAAATACTAACTACTACAGAAGATAATTTTTCTTTAGAAATGTTTAAACTTACTAGAGCCGACTCTGATGAAAGCTTGCACCAATGTGTAGAAGTCTTAGGATTTGGATTCTATTTTTGGCCAATAGTCCATGTAGAGAATGAACTCCTCCCCTTGTCTAAAGCAATTGGCACTGAACCTTTAAAACAACCAAATTCAATTTCAGTCAAAATGACACTCatgaattgaaaagaaaaagctaAAATGAATGTttcaagaataaagaataaaaatcacTCAAACGACACTTGTAAATTCAAGAATCAATAATATCTAAAAACTCAAATGCAAGTCCAAATTAactcaaataaataatatacatatgccAATAAAAAATAGCTGAAAACAAGAACTAACTATCAACTATAGGTACTGCCACGGTGACAGTAGCTGAAGAAGTCTCGCCCTTCTCGACGTTCATGTCATTGTTGATTGGAGCCTTTCCGTTCCTACAATCGCCGGGATGCACGGTAGGAGACGTGCACATTTCTTGGGAAAGCTTCACCTCTGACACCGGTTTCTCCACATTTTCCACCACACGCAAAACCCAAAAATAGAGTCTCTCTTGATGCATTTTATGCAAAACCTAAGAAGATCTCTTGCTAGTGTTACCAGAATGATAAGCGAAGGTGGAAGGATATTTTTGTCTTCAAAAAAGTGAGAGCTATTACGAGAGGAATTGAATAGGCAATTCAAAGCCCAACCCTCTAAATGAGTATGCAATGTTCATACGTAATAGGATTCGTATAGAATAATTGATTTGACACTTAAATTTCAACCAGGCAGATGTAACACTGTGGTGCGTGGAATAGGGATGGAATGgattgtaatagcctgattttcagtggtgacgaaacagtggttttgggaccacaaatttctgTCACATCGActctaaatattatttttagaatttttatagagtcattatagtcttattaaaatttggtttaaaaatattaacgtttagatagttaattaaaagaaattgactaaattgaaaaaggtgcaaaatttagtaaatctTGAATTCTATAGACTTAATAGCTTAATTATGGAATAAAAAGGGGCTTAAATAATAATTAGCCCATTTGATTATTAATGAACCataatgggtttttaaattgtggttttaaaaggttttaattaagggtaataaggtaatttagtaaataaattaatgtttaataaaacaaaagtcaaaattatcatcatcttcttgtAGAAAACctaaggcatttttcaccatttttggaaGCTTTACAATCGGTTGAGCATAGAAGCttgcatgaatttccattttaattcagtttcttgtaatttttatatttttgatatcgttgcaactaggtccaactagcacgtaactttgttttttattctgttaaaaattttggaagtttccattgatgaatattgaatttttttatgaataccaAGTGTTTGGATCTTTGATTatgctatttgatgaatttgtaaagtgatttttgttagaattttgatttaggattataaattgtgaaaatgttaaaattttagggtttaatagtgaatttgatgtttattagggACTTTTTTAGGGCATGGtatatttggataaaatattGACTTGATAAGAATGGTTAATCTGATGAATTTTGGGTTAaaggactaatttacaaaaattataaaagtttgaggtaattgtgtaaatttaaaaaataaaataatattaattgtaaaatgtattggaaatgaaatatatgctaataaatgagtaatttt
This region includes:
- the LOC107918828 gene encoding uncharacterized protein isoform X1, which produces MALAVVCKNYMMCPFLLSRFQYSMEPSKRHFILSKKPKRKIKSTKYMKSFERLKMDMKKTSKVQQSIKEGQGQVEAKFNAIEQECKQLRDEIDLMIRCSANTQIRLGLMFSILKARQQADFGTAAQLTGVLREIVGRDN
- the LOC107918828 gene encoding uncharacterized protein isoform X2 encodes the protein MEPSKRHFILSKKPKRKIKSTKYMKSFERLKMDMKKTSKVQQSIKEGQGQVEAKFNAIEQECKQLRDEIDLMIRCSANTQIRLGLMFSILKARQQADFGTAAQLTGVLREIVGRDN